The Urbifossiella limnaea nucleotide sequence CTCCACCAGCGCGAGTTTACCAGTGCCGCCGTACACCACCAGCCGGCCGTCGGCGGTCGCCACACACGAACCCGCGTCGCCAAACGCCCCGCCCTCCCACCTCTGCTCGCCGGTTTCCCAGTCGAGGCACCGTAGCCGCTGCCACGCCAGGTAGAGGTGCCCGCCGACGACCACCGGGGTGCACACCTTCGACGGGAACCGCTTCCGCCACACCTCCGTCGCCCCCGTCAGCGTCACGCGCAGCTTGCTGATCGCGTTCTGGTTGTACGCCGAGGTGACCACCACAAAGTTGTCCCGCACCGCCGGCGAAGCCACGTTGTTGGCGAACTCCGTCTCCCACGGGACGGCGGCCACTGTCTTTCCCGCTCGCCCGGCGTCGAGCCGGATCACGGCCAGGTGCCGCATCGTGAGGACGGCGACACACGGCACGCCCTCGACGGTGATCGGCACGGGACCCGCGGTGTGGCCGGCCTCATCGGTCAGTTCGGACCGCCACGCTTCCGTCCCGGTGCGCTTGTCGAACGCGACAAGTGTGCCGCGAGGCGACCCGACCTCGACCAGGAGCCAGCCGCCATGAACGAGTGGGCTCGACGTGTACCCGTAGTCGCGGACGGGTGAGCGGCCGACACGCGGCCGCTGCTTGGCTCCGTAGGCGTCGTACAGGTTGACGGCCCACACGTGCTTGCCGGCCGCGGCGGCATCGCGGCAGCGGAGGTCGCCGTCCGGGGCGAGGGTGTACAGGAACTTCGTCTGCGGGTCGTACTCGGGCGTGGCCGACGGGCCGGAATAAAAACCCTCGTCGCCGGCGTGGAACCGGCCGTAGAGCGGGCCGGGATGTTGAGCCGTCCACAGCGTCTTGCCGTCGCGCACGTCCAGGCACCGGAGTGCGTCGTGACCGCTGGTCCGACCGAGGACGTAGACGCTGTCGCCGACAACAAGCGGGGAACTGGCCCCGGCACCGACATTCGCCGTCCACGCGGGTCGGTCCGGGAGCCAGCGTCCGTCGGCCCATCCGGACGACTCGCCGGTATGGCCGTCGCGCGTCGGCCCGCGCCAGTGCGGCCAGTCCGCCGCTAATAGCGGCGTGCTCAAGGCGAACAAAGTGACGACGACGGACGAGCGCGGCATGGGGTGGCTCGGGTGGGGGGTCGGCGACCACGCACCGCTATCAGTACCGCAGTTCCAGCCCCAGCGACAGCCCCTGCGCCCAGAAGTCGGTCGTGGGGTTGGCGGCGAAGCCGCCCAGGTCGAAATGCTCCTGCGCCCGGCGGACGCGGCTCCAGTACTGGAACGAGTAGCCGGCCGTCAGGTGCAGCGCGTCCGCCGCCCGCCAGCCGAACTTGAGGCCGAACTCCGGGGCGACCGCGAAGTCGCTCTGCTGGTCCCGCGCGCCCACGTTCACGAGCGTCACCGGCGTCAGGCC carries:
- a CDS encoding outer membrane protein assembly factor BamB family protein; this encodes MPRSSVVVTLFALSTPLLAADWPHWRGPTRDGHTGESSGWADGRWLPDRPAWTANVGAGASSPLVVGDSVYVLGRTSGHDALRCLDVRDGKTLWTAQHPGPLYGRFHAGDEGFYSGPSATPEYDPQTKFLYTLAPDGDLRCRDAAAAGKHVWAVNLYDAYGAKQRPRVGRSPVRDYGYTSSPLVHGGWLLVEVGSPRGTLVAFDKRTGTEAWRSELTDEAGHTAGPVPITVEGVPCVAVLTMRHLAVIRLDAGRAGKTVAAVPWETEFANNVASPAVRDNFVVVTSAYNQNAISKLRVTLTGATEVWRKRFPSKVCTPVVVGGHLYLAWQRLRCLDWETGEQRWEGGAFGDAGSCVATADGRLVVYGGTGKLALVEGAARSPTAYTELAVRDRVVGAVAWPHVALAGGRVFCRDREGTLACFTVGK